The stretch of DNA ATCTTTATCATACTTTGAAATGCTTGCTGTTGCAAATGTCATTCTCGAAAAAATCACCCCTGCGTGGAGGTTATATGTTTTAGCAAGAGGGGCAGTTCTAAGGTATAGGTTTAATCAAACGTTTGTTTAATATTAGGTACACTGTGCCACTCACTCTTTTTGGCAGTTGGGGCAATAATAGGTCTTATGAGAAGCCACTTCTTCTACAACAACCGGTGTTCCACAACGCGGACACGGCTCTTCTTCTCGACCATGGACTTTAAAATACGGAAGATAGCCGCCTGTTGTGTTATCCCCTTTATAAAAGGGCATATCCATGTAACCGCCTAGATGTGTCGCTTCTGCTAAAACGTCTTGGATTGCGATGTGAAGACGACTCACCTCTTCTTGATCCAGTTCATTCACCTTTTTCTCAGGCGATAATGCCGCAGCAAAACAGATTTCGTCCGAGTAGCGATTGCCGATGCCCGAGATCCACGACTGATCGACGAGCGCTGATTTTAACATACTGCGTTTCGTTTCGAGACGCTGGCGGAAGTTATCCAGCGTCAATTCCGGTGATAATGGATCAGGGCCCAAATCACCCATTTCCTGTTCAACCTGTTCAGGTGACAGCAAATGTAAATAACCTAACCGCAATCCAATAAAAAACAAATCAACCGAGCCAAACGACAACACCACTTGTTTGGTCCGGTCGGGACTGTCATTTTGACTCCCAAGATACATTTTCCCACCAAGCATAAGATGTAATAAAAGTTGTTTTCCAGAATCGAGATGAAAAAGTAGGTACTTGGCGCGGCGCTCAACATCTAAAATTTTTCGATTGTGGACTTGCTGCTGAAAGGTCTCTTTGGCAACGTTGATGGATTTGGATCGATTGACCGTGACCTCGGTTATCTCTTTTCCAATAAGGTGGCTTTGGAGTTGGTTTTTGTAATTTTCCATTTCCGGTAATTCCGGCATTGTATATCACCTGTCTATATAGTGTTGTGATTAGCTTTTACCGGATGAAGAAAATGATGTATGGTTTGGGTGGATTGGACAACTAAAATTGAGCGGTTCTTTCTTGAAATGAGCGAAAACATCTGAAAATTGAGCGCTCCCTCCTTGAAGTGAGCGAAAACATCTGAAAATTGAGCGCTCTTTCCTTGAAGTGAGCGAAAACATCTGGAAATTGAGCGCTCTTTCCTTGAAGTGAGCGAAAACATCTGGAAATTGAGCGCTCTTTCCTTGAAGTGAGCGAAAACATCTGAAAATTGAGCGCTCCCTCCTTGAAGTGAGCGAAAACATCTGGAAATTGAGCGCTCTTTCCTTGAAGTGAGCGAAAACATCTGGAAATTGAGCGCTCTTTCCTTGAAGTGAGCGAAAACATCTGAAAATTGAGCGGTTCTTTTTCTTGAAGTGATTGGCTGAGACTGAGCAGAATGAATGATAGGTTCATTTCTTAAGACAATACTTCCATGAATGGTGAGGACATCGGGTCAATAAATACATTGAATTAAGAAGACGTTTAGCAACATGACGTGATGATAACTGCAGAAAATCTCGGCATTCGCCATTGGTTATGGTGGATTTAACTAGATAAAAGTAGTCGTGAATGGCTTGTTCGTGGGCATCTTTGGAGGTACTCTGACACTTTTGACAATACCATTTCCTGTTTTTTCGTTTGATGGGTATCGCCTCACACTTCGGACAATGAACCCCTTGTAACAATTCATTCTTAGAAACACCGTATTCTTCCAAAATATTGATGGAAGCGGGTTGGTACGCATTCACAAGTAGTGTACTGAGTTGGTGTGATTCCCGAGCATTAATAATTGGATCTTTATAGACTGAAGTGACATTTTTTACTGAAATAGGGACATTTTCAACATGAAGAAAATGTTTTGCTATATGCTGGTTGTTCGAATCAGCTTCAAGGATTGTACGTGGATTGGTATTCACCACCAGATATTCAAATGGTAGTGAATAGACATTATGATACTCTAACCATTTGATTAATAGATTTCGTTGGCGGATAACTTGTGCAAAGGGATCGGAAATTCGCCTGACTTTTCCATTATGATTTTGGATTAACTGATTAAAAGTGGGATCGTAGGTCAGGTTGCCAGCAAGATTTTTCGCTTCCACAATAACGGCAAAATTCGGAGTCAAAATTAACGCATCAATTTGGAAAGCACGATTATGATAAGTAAGCCTTAGATCATTGAAAATCTTCCAACTATAAGGTAAAAGCCGCAAATGATAGTCTAACTCCAGTTCACCACCGTAACCCGCTTTTCTTTTAGTTAAGTCCTCTTTAAGACTCCGTTGCTTAGCATGGTTTTCCGGCAATCTTCTTATTAACGCCTCTAGCAATTTTATACGGATGGGTTCCGTTCGTTCTTTTACAATCAAACAGACCACTTCCTTTATAGAATTTTTCACCCTAGTTCTACCGACTATCCGCGCGCTAAAGTCAACGCGCATACCTTATTGGGTTGCGCCTCGCGCACTGCCGCTGCCGCTTGCCGGAGTGTCGTCCCCGTCGTATAAATGTCGTCGACGAGTAAAATATGTTTTCCGATAACCCCAGATGTCGCCTTGTCTACCAATTGGAATGGACGCTGGATGGCAAGTCGCTCACTCCGGGTTCGCTTGCTTTGTTTTTCTGTATGTAACGGGCGCTCCAAAGCAGAAACCACTGTTCCACCGGTTAATGCCGCCAAGCGTTCCGATTGATTGAAGCACCGTTCAAACATGCGCTCTTTGCTTAAAGGAATCGGCACCACACAAAAGTTCTTAAAGTATCGCCTGAAGGCCCGCCGGAATGGTGTCCGGAACGCTTCGGATAATAAGGCATCGCCTCGAAATTTGTAACGAGCCATCACGTCTCGTAAAAACTCATTATAATGATAGAGCGAGCGATTATTGTCAAGCACTCCCTTCCAGTCACTCGCTTCCCAACGTAAACAATCCTGACATACCCCTTTTTCATGAAACGTTTCCGGTAACTGTGATAAATCCCGACCACACTGGCGACACAAGGATTGAGCAGCGTCTAAAGGTTCTAACTGCCGCTCACACCATTCACAGAAACCGTGGTCGACATCCAAACGGAATACATTTGACCACGTTAAGTTCGATGTAACAAAGTCCCCACACCAAAGACAATGGCTCATACTAAACAAACCCCCTTTCTCCAGATTTCAAAGTGAGTGCGATCCCACGACACAAGTGAGCGATCAGATCCCTCGCAAAATAAACGATGTCCCCACACAAACCCTCACCCCTGTCCACCTTCCCGGTTCATCATTTGAATATGATTTTTCGCTTTGACCATGTGATTGGTGATGCCATAGTGAAAGAACACAACCTCACCATCTGGATAACGGTGATCACGGCCAGCGCGACCCGCCATTTGCACGAGCGCTTTCTCATCGAAACGTGTATCGTCAGCACCGAACACCGCGACATCAGCCCGGGATACCGTAACCCCGCGTTCAAGGATAGTCGTTGTCACGAGTATCGAAATATCACCCGCCTTAAACTGTTCCAGCATGGCACGACGACCGGGGGTTTCCGAATGTACACACGCCACAGGTTGATCCACAACCTGCCTAACTCTAACCGCCAATATTTCCGCCATCGCGATTGTTGGGACAAACATGAAAATGGGATGCTCACAACCCACCTTTTTCATCAACCAACGGTGCAACGAGCGACCGAGACGACGCTCACGCAATTGTCTTTGCCAATTCCCCAGCCAACGAAAAGTGGGTACAGGTAACGGGTGACCATGATAACGTAACGGAATTTTTGTACCAGCAACACGGCCCTTTTGAAAGGAATCCTTGAGTTGTCGATCAGGGGTTGCTGACAGATAAACAATCGGCGCATCAGGTTTGCGTGCCTTTTCCAATGCAAATCTAAGAAATGGGTTATTGTGAAAGGGATAGGCATCAACTTCATCAACATAAATCACGTCAAATGCTTGGTAAAAACGCAACAGTTGATGGACAGTAGCTAAAGTCAGTGGCGTTAATCGATCCTCGTCTTGACTCCCGCCATATAAGGAAATGAAATCAACATCGGGGAACACTGATTGGAAGCGCGGGGATAATTCCATGATCACATCAACACGGGGCGAGACGATCGCTTGGCGCCCGTAACGCTGTAAGCCGTACTCAAGCGCTTGGTACAATACCTCTGTTTTTCCGGCACCGCACACAGCCCAAATTAAGAAGGATTCTCGGCGCGCAACAGCGTTAACTAATTGATCGGATGCTCGCTGCTGCGCTTTCGTTAAAGATCCGCCCCATTGTAAAAACCTTTCAACAAAGTCCTGATCACCATAATCAACCGGCGGCCCAGACCACGTGTATAGAGGTGTGCATGCTTTCACAACACCCATAGTGATACATTGCCGGCAATAGATACACTGCTTTTGGCACCGATAACAATGATAACTTGA from Tuberibacillus sp. Marseille-P3662 encodes:
- the mutM gene encoding DNA-formamidopyrimidine glycosylase, whose amino-acid sequence is MPELPEMENYKNQLQSHLIGKEITEVTVNRSKSINVAKETFQQQVHNRKILDVERRAKYLLFHLDSGKQLLLHLMLGGKMYLGSQNDSPDRTKQVVLSFGSVDLFFIGLRLGYLHLLSPEQVEQEMGDLGPDPLSPELTLDNFRQRLETKRSMLKSALVDQSWISGIGNRYSDEICFAAALSPEKKVNELDQEEVSRLHIAIQDVLAEATHLGGYMDMPFYKGDNTTGGYLPYFKVHGREEEPCPRCGTPVVVEEVASHKTYYCPNCQKE
- a CDS encoding nuclease-related domain-containing protein, which encodes MIVKERTEPIRIKLLEALIRRLPENHAKQRSLKEDLTKRKAGYGGELELDYHLRLLPYSWKIFNDLRLTYHNRAFQIDALILTPNFAVIVEAKNLAGNLTYDPTFNQLIQNHNGKVRRISDPFAQVIRQRNLLIKWLEYHNVYSLPFEYLVVNTNPRTILEADSNNQHIAKHFLHVENVPISVKNVTSVYKDPIINARESHQLSTLLVNAYQPASINILEEYGVSKNELLQGVHCPKCEAIPIKRKNRKWYCQKCQSTSKDAHEQAIHDYFYLVKSTITNGECRDFLQLSSRHVAKRLLNSMYLLTRCPHHSWKYCLKK
- a CDS encoding ComF family protein: MSHCLWCGDFVTSNLTWSNVFRLDVDHGFCEWCERQLEPLDAAQSLCRQCGRDLSQLPETFHEKGVCQDCLRWEASDWKGVLDNNRSLYHYNEFLRDVMARYKFRGDALLSEAFRTPFRRAFRRYFKNFCVVPIPLSKERMFERCFNQSERLAALTGGTVVSALERPLHTEKQSKRTRSERLAIQRPFQLVDKATSGVIGKHILLVDDIYTTGTTLRQAAAAVREAQPNKVCALTLARG
- a CDS encoding DEAD/DEAH box helicase; the encoded protein is MAPLWHRASSIITSRLHRNIILFLNSHLTPFLTPLARFSTQDPQAMIEPHWNQKHLNPHFSYSRPLQKQLYGRHLLRAELDVDDEVLEAHLDSGYVKMAPGIVRDSGRPICLRCGNTQPHLFSSYHCYRCQKQCIYCRQCITMGVVKACTPLYTWSGPPVDYGDQDFVERFLQWGGSLTKAQQRASDQLVNAVARRESFLIWAVCGAGKTEVLYQALEYGLQRYGRQAIVSPRVDVIMELSPRFQSVFPDVDFISLYGGSQDEDRLTPLTLATVHQLLRFYQAFDVIYVDEVDAYPFHNNPFLRFALEKARKPDAPIVYLSATPDRQLKDSFQKGRVAGTKIPLRYHGHPLPVPTFRWLGNWQRQLRERRLGRSLHRWLMKKVGCEHPIFMFVPTIAMAEILAVRVRQVVDQPVACVHSETPGRRAMLEQFKAGDISILVTTTILERGVTVSRADVAVFGADDTRFDEKALVQMAGRAGRDHRYPDGEVVFFHYGITNHMVKAKNHIQMMNREGGQG